The Deinococcus aquiradiocola genome includes a window with the following:
- the cdaA gene encoding diadenylate cyclase CdaA translates to MGVRDILDVLLVAALIYQGYLLVNGTRAVNVVRGVVIFAAIWLLSSLAGLAALSYLLGRAGTVGLFALVVVFQPELRAALERLGRPRTRGTGRGSAALLDLSRAAERMAERKTGALIAIERLTPLGEYALSGVTLDAQISAPFLEALFARNAPLHDGGVIVQGDRVVAAACLFPLQASDGTYRRYGTRHRAALGLSELTDAVVLVVSEERGSIRIALQGRLGPELTVGELRDRLRELVYEETL, encoded by the coding sequence GTGGGAGTACGGGACATTCTGGACGTGCTGCTGGTGGCGGCCCTGATCTACCAGGGGTACCTGCTCGTCAACGGGACGCGCGCCGTGAACGTCGTGCGTGGCGTGGTGATCTTCGCCGCCATCTGGCTCCTCAGTTCCCTGGCGGGCCTCGCCGCCCTCAGCTACCTGCTCGGCCGGGCCGGAACGGTCGGCCTGTTCGCGCTCGTGGTGGTGTTCCAGCCGGAACTGCGCGCCGCGCTCGAACGCCTGGGCCGCCCGCGCACGCGCGGCACCGGGCGCGGCAGCGCGGCCCTGCTGGACCTGTCGCGCGCCGCCGAACGCATGGCGGAACGCAAGACCGGCGCCCTCATCGCCATCGAGCGCCTCACGCCGCTCGGCGAGTACGCCCTGAGCGGCGTCACGCTCGACGCGCAGATCAGCGCGCCCTTCCTGGAGGCGCTGTTCGCGCGCAACGCGCCACTCCACGACGGCGGCGTGATCGTGCAGGGCGACCGCGTGGTGGCCGCCGCGTGCCTGTTTCCGCTGCAGGCGAGCGACGGCACGTACCGCCGCTACGGCACCCGGCACCGCGCCGCGCTCGGCCTGTCGGAACTGACGGACGCCGTGGTGCTCGTGGTGAGCGAGGAGCGCGGCAGCATCCGCATCGCGCTGCAGGGACGGCTCGGGCCGGAACTGACGGTCGGGGAACTCCGGGACCGCCTGCGCGAACTGGTGTATGAGGAGACGCTGTGA
- a CDS encoding CdaR family protein, with product MSWQGTVRRWTRPHYLWRRATHNLLPKLAALLVALLVWLVATADRRANIEVGFDVPLEVRDTTGGSSKRAVSDLPATVRVTLSGQRSRLQGLQASKIEATVDTTGAQEGSFNLPVEVRAPDGTKSLRVLPARVQGFVDSQLTRRIAVTLSVPAPPAGTLPRYALSPRVTLVSGPNRLVKTVERVISEPLALDPSEEGSGSLVALNAQGEPVTGITLSPQTVTVRRTDLGTLPVRTIGVVLSPAPATLTVESRVTPSTVRVVGPPALLAQLSSVTVPVTYRPGKARLTPTLKLPAGVQALDSVVVDLTVRTKQAP from the coding sequence GTGAGCTGGCAGGGCACCGTGCGCCGCTGGACGCGCCCACACTACCTGTGGCGGCGCGCGACGCACAACCTCCTCCCGAAACTCGCGGCGCTGCTCGTCGCGCTGCTCGTGTGGCTCGTCGCGACCGCCGACCGCCGCGCGAACATCGAGGTGGGCTTCGACGTGCCGCTGGAAGTGCGCGACACCACGGGCGGCAGCAGCAAACGCGCCGTCAGCGACCTGCCCGCCACGGTCCGCGTCACGCTGAGCGGCCAGCGCTCCCGGCTGCAGGGCCTGCAGGCCAGCAAGATCGAGGCGACCGTGGACACCACCGGCGCGCAGGAAGGCAGCTTCAACCTGCCGGTCGAGGTGCGCGCCCCGGACGGTACGAAGTCCCTGCGTGTGCTGCCCGCGCGCGTGCAGGGCTTCGTGGACAGCCAGCTGACCCGCCGGATCGCCGTGACGCTCAGCGTGCCCGCCCCGCCCGCCGGGACCCTGCCGCGCTACGCGCTCAGCCCGCGCGTGACGCTGGTCAGCGGCCCGAACCGCCTCGTGAAGACGGTGGAGCGCGTCATCAGCGAACCGCTCGCGCTGGACCCCTCCGAGGAGGGCAGCGGCAGCCTCGTCGCCCTGAACGCGCAGGGCGAACCGGTGACCGGCATCACGCTCAGCCCACAGACCGTCACGGTACGCCGCACGGACCTCGGCACGCTGCCCGTCCGGACGATCGGTGTGGTGCTGTCCCCCGCGCCCGCCACCCTCACGGTGGAGAGCCGCGTGACGCCGTCCACCGTGCGCGTGGTCGGCCCGCCCGCCCTGCTCGCGCAGCTGAGCAGCGTGACCGTGCCCGTCACGTACCGGCCCGGTAAGGCCCGCCTCACGCCGACCCTGAAACTCCCGGCGGGCGTGCAGGCGCTCGACAGCGTGGTGGTGGACCTGACCGTCCGCACGAAACAGGCCCCCTGA
- a CDS encoding stalk domain-containing protein, with translation MFLLAATALTAAPAHAYSSVQLQAVIDQGAAYRNGDALTLQNPPRIIRGRTMLPLREVAAVLGQTVLGDTAQLTLGRLSLDPRKMQAYLDGTPQPAETVGQVGNVVYVSARLLADALNANLSFSDDGRTLTLTALPPGGNPLAPQARFSTDKSTYAPGERVVYTEYAFDPDGADLTSRKWTGRQDVYFQPGTYTVTLQVTNARGLSSQPYTRTITVTGAPIDTPLSYALKYATPGDTFADTRVLTYPALNGQSVQGPAMPLLFSDSPEAPTTSGVLYQDSLSGQARLLAYHVNALTVPARLYVVARNLESRPVEVRTDRLGETAPTRIEGLLGQVTLLDYFASSDSQSVTLQPGQSVAVYASPTLGSGSGVNMMQDINASGRVELTYLMLEENLPPTAQVIQQLPFLAPDGKHQRGTFAGAVRTIRVNLTQFPARLVIGDGMVDPALTGTDALTGQPQRLTGNYGVLYDIQVVGAAGTAVALSPRGGLYRGAMNIQDGPVTQAIKLPKVGSTGTPDSPTLLWRPASNVFNIDFVPASGSNLPISLVFYKSSSPSVFGGVVKHYTP, from the coding sequence ATGTTCCTGCTCGCCGCCACTGCCCTGACCGCAGCTCCCGCGCACGCCTACAGCAGCGTGCAGCTCCAGGCCGTCATCGACCAGGGCGCCGCGTACCGCAACGGCGACGCGCTCACCCTGCAGAACCCGCCCCGCATCATCCGTGGCCGCACCATGCTCCCGCTGCGCGAGGTGGCCGCCGTGCTCGGCCAGACAGTCCTCGGGGACACCGCGCAGCTCACGCTCGGCCGCCTGAGCCTCGACCCGCGCAAGATGCAGGCGTACCTTGACGGCACCCCCCAGCCCGCCGAGACGGTCGGACAGGTCGGCAACGTCGTGTACGTCAGCGCCCGCCTCCTCGCGGACGCCCTGAACGCCAACCTCAGCTTCTCCGACGACGGCCGCACCCTCACCCTCACCGCCCTCCCGCCCGGCGGGAACCCGCTCGCCCCGCAGGCGCGCTTCAGCACCGACAAGAGCACCTACGCGCCCGGCGAACGCGTCGTGTACACCGAGTACGCCTTCGACCCGGACGGCGCCGACCTCACCAGCCGCAAATGGACGGGCCGTCAGGACGTGTACTTCCAGCCGGGCACGTACACCGTCACGCTGCAGGTCACGAACGCGCGCGGCCTGAGCAGCCAGCCGTACACCCGCACCATCACCGTCACGGGCGCCCCCATCGACACGCCCCTCAGCTACGCCCTCAAGTACGCCACGCCCGGCGACACCTTCGCCGACACCCGCGTCCTCACGTACCCCGCCCTGAACGGCCAGAGCGTCCAGGGCCCCGCCATGCCGCTCCTCTTCAGCGACAGCCCCGAAGCGCCCACCACCAGCGGCGTGCTGTACCAGGACTCCCTGAGCGGCCAGGCGCGGCTCCTCGCGTACCATGTCAACGCACTGACCGTCCCCGCGCGCCTGTACGTCGTCGCCCGCAACCTCGAGAGCCGCCCCGTGGAGGTCCGCACCGACCGCCTCGGCGAGACGGCCCCCACCCGCATCGAGGGCCTGCTCGGACAGGTCACGCTCCTCGACTACTTCGCGTCCAGCGACAGCCAGAGCGTCACCCTGCAGCCCGGCCAGAGCGTCGCCGTGTACGCCAGCCCCACCCTCGGCAGCGGCAGCGGCGTGAACATGATGCAGGACATCAACGCCTCCGGCCGCGTGGAACTCACGTACCTGATGCTCGAAGAGAACCTCCCGCCGACCGCGCAGGTCATCCAGCAGCTCCCCTTCCTCGCGCCGGACGGCAAGCACCAGCGCGGTACCTTCGCAGGCGCCGTCCGCACCATCCGCGTGAACCTCACGCAGTTCCCCGCCCGCCTCGTCATCGGGGACGGCATGGTCGACCCGGCCCTCACCGGCACCGACGCCCTGACCGGCCAGCCGCAGCGCCTCACCGGCAACTACGGCGTGCTGTACGACATTCAGGTGGTCGGCGCGGCCGGGACCGCCGTGGCCCTCAGCCCGCGCGGCGGCCTGTACCGCGGCGCCATGAACATCCAGGACGGCCCCGTCACGCAGGCCATCAAGCTCCCCAAGGTCGGCTCGACCGGCACGCCCGACAGCCCCACCCTGCTGTGGCGACCCGCGTCGAACGTCTTCAACATCGACTTCGTGCCCGCCAGCGGCAGCAACCTGCCCATCAGTCTCGTGTTCTACAAGTCGAGCAGCCCCAGCGTGTTCGGCGGCGTCGTCAAGCACTACACGCCCTGA